One Nitrosarchaeum sp. DNA window includes the following coding sequences:
- a CDS encoding DNA polymerase II large subunit — translation MPNYYLDYYSNLSKDTYTVFEHAAMAKSTLVDSSGIIEPKIAFDLADRVSKMHDIDIAEPLRELLKIHGKEISALILSKEIALGKYSLSDSTLEEKLDLAVRVGLAIVTEGVTIAPLQGISEVKIKKNKDGSEYLSVSIAGPMRSAGGTESAVTILIADHVRKAVGLSKYQANCFDDETGRFIEELRIYEREASSFQFHILDEDIEHVISHLPVELNGVDTDPFEVVNHKGMTRITTNRVRGGALRVLNDGLIGRSKKLLKRIEMYQLDGWEWLGDLKGAVQTGDNQEDAAAKRMREVITGRSVLSMPNKLGGFRLRYGRACNTGFAAVGINPIIAEILDHTIAVGTQIKTDIPGKGATVAFVDSIDTPIVRLKNGDVIKIKDVKHGIEIKGEIEKILHLGDILISFGDFLENNAQLIPSGYVEEFWIEELKEKLTKYAPDDEFLIQFLTKIPTLDEALKLSIDFQIPLHPQYLYYWDQISLIEFSQILHPIKINENSIEYSIETKNILEKLGVPHKMNNTQIVLEKEESRIFYNLLFRYEPKINDLSIPQIISKSSGILIKNKFSTSIGVRIGRPEKAAPRQMKPPTHVLFPINDKGGPTRDLLKASRQDNFFTNIFNRSCQECNEPSIGIKCSKCGIKTTIVYRCGNCRDVLDNPFCEKCKRKASSHSHQAFPLKTKLLLAQEKMGLRAQEPFKGVKELINQDRIAEPLEKGLVRQNFGLTVFKDGTVRFDATNSPLTQFQPSWIGTSIEKLNELGYTHDIDGKPLTDPNQTVELRMQDVIIPNESGKYLVSICKYIDTILEKFYEKSIFYNVKNTDDLIGHLIIGLAPHTSVGIVGRIIGYTETHVCFATPNWHSAKRRDADGDADSIMLLMDSLLNFSRQFLSDRIGGLMDAPLLIQPLVLPHESQPQAHNLEVVKFLPLEFFKSTIQQTKAPDVTCVEIIKSRLETERQFFGYYFTHSTTSLTTSKSRSAYSTLGSMLDKFDMQIKNAELIDAVNTSEIVSNVISTHLVPDIMGNLRAYARQNFRCTGCGKSYRRIPLIQTCICGHNLIPTITRGSVEKYLKLAKRLVDKYDVGTYQRGRIHALSDEIDLVFGKNKGDQSLLSDYT, via the coding sequence ATGCCAAATTATTATCTTGACTATTATTCCAATCTCTCAAAAGATACCTATACTGTTTTTGAACATGCAGCTATGGCTAAATCAACTCTGGTTGATTCATCAGGAATAATTGAGCCTAAAATTGCATTTGATTTAGCAGATCGGGTTTCAAAAATGCATGATATAGATATCGCAGAACCTTTACGAGAATTGCTAAAAATCCATGGAAAAGAAATATCCGCATTAATTTTATCAAAAGAAATTGCATTAGGAAAATATTCACTAAGTGATTCCACTCTAGAAGAAAAATTAGATCTAGCAGTTAGAGTGGGATTAGCTATTGTTACAGAAGGAGTTACAATTGCTCCATTACAAGGAATTAGTGAAGTTAAGATAAAGAAAAACAAAGATGGAAGTGAATATCTCTCTGTATCTATTGCTGGACCAATGCGTTCAGCAGGTGGAACCGAGTCAGCAGTAACAATCTTAATTGCTGATCATGTGAGAAAAGCAGTAGGCTTATCAAAATATCAAGCAAATTGTTTTGATGATGAGACTGGGAGATTTATTGAAGAACTTCGAATTTATGAAAGAGAAGCTAGTAGTTTTCAATTTCATATACTAGATGAAGATATAGAACATGTTATTTCACATCTACCTGTAGAATTAAACGGTGTAGACACAGATCCTTTTGAAGTTGTAAATCACAAAGGAATGACTCGTATTACAACAAATAGAGTTAGAGGAGGAGCATTACGAGTTTTAAATGACGGGCTAATTGGAAGATCTAAAAAACTACTTAAAAGAATTGAAATGTATCAATTGGATGGTTGGGAGTGGTTAGGAGATCTAAAAGGAGCGGTTCAAACAGGAGATAATCAAGAAGATGCTGCAGCCAAGAGGATGCGGGAAGTTATTACAGGAAGATCTGTTCTATCCATGCCTAACAAGCTGGGTGGTTTTCGATTAAGATATGGTAGAGCATGTAATACCGGGTTTGCAGCAGTGGGAATTAATCCTATAATTGCAGAAATTTTAGATCATACAATTGCTGTTGGTACTCAAATCAAAACTGATATTCCAGGTAAGGGAGCAACAGTAGCTTTTGTTGATTCTATTGATACCCCAATAGTTCGACTCAAAAATGGCGATGTTATTAAAATTAAAGATGTAAAGCATGGAATTGAAATTAAAGGAGAGATCGAAAAAATTTTACATTTGGGTGATATCTTAATTTCATTTGGTGATTTTCTAGAAAACAATGCCCAACTCATACCTTCAGGATATGTTGAAGAATTTTGGATTGAAGAGTTAAAAGAAAAATTAACAAAATATGCCCCCGACGATGAATTTTTAATTCAATTTCTAACTAAAATTCCTACTTTGGATGAAGCGTTAAAACTATCAATAGATTTTCAAATACCTCTACATCCACAATACTTGTATTATTGGGATCAAATATCATTAATAGAATTTTCACAAATATTACATCCAATAAAGATTAATGAAAATTCTATTGAATATTCTATAGAAACAAAAAATATTCTTGAAAAACTTGGAGTTCCTCATAAAATGAATAATACCCAAATAGTTCTTGAAAAAGAAGAATCTAGAATTTTTTATAATCTTCTTTTTAGATACGAACCAAAAATAAACGATTTATCAATTCCACAAATTATTTCAAAATCATCTGGAATTTTAATTAAAAATAAATTTTCAACTTCAATCGGAGTTAGAATAGGAAGACCCGAAAAAGCAGCTCCTAGACAAATGAAACCGCCAACTCATGTTTTATTTCCCATTAATGATAAAGGAGGTCCAACCAGAGATCTCTTAAAGGCTTCAAGACAAGACAATTTTTTCACAAATATTTTCAATAGATCTTGTCAAGAATGTAATGAACCATCAATTGGCATTAAATGCTCTAAATGTGGCATCAAAACAACAATAGTTTATCGATGTGGAAATTGTCGTGACGTCCTTGATAATCCATTTTGTGAAAAATGTAAACGAAAGGCATCATCTCACTCTCATCAGGCATTTCCATTAAAAACAAAATTATTGTTAGCACAAGAAAAAATGGGCTTACGTGCTCAAGAACCATTCAAAGGAGTTAAAGAATTAATCAATCAAGATAGAATAGCAGAACCATTAGAAAAAGGACTAGTTCGTCAAAATTTTGGTCTTACGGTATTCAAAGATGGAACTGTTCGTTTTGATGCCACAAATTCTCCTCTTACTCAATTTCAACCATCATGGATAGGTACATCTATTGAAAAGCTAAATGAATTAGGATATACTCATGATATTGATGGAAAACCACTAACTGATCCAAATCAAACAGTTGAACTTCGGATGCAAGATGTAATTATCCCAAACGAAAGTGGAAAATATCTAGTATCTATATGTAAATACATTGATACTATTTTAGAAAAATTTTATGAAAAATCAATCTTCTATAACGTTAAAAACACAGACGATTTAATTGGTCATCTGATAATTGGATTAGCACCACATACATCTGTCGGTATTGTTGGAAGAATAATTGGCTATACTGAAACACATGTTTGTTTTGCCACTCCAAACTGGCATTCTGCAAAAAGAAGAGACGCAGATGGGGATGCTGATTCTATTATGTTATTGATGGACAGTCTTCTAAATTTTTCAAGACAATTTCTTTCTGATAGAATTGGTGGTTTAATGGATGCGCCATTATTAATTCAACCACTTGTATTACCACATGAATCTCAACCACAAGCACACAATCTCGAAGTTGTTAAATTTTTACCGCTTGAATTCTTTAAATCCACAATTCAACAAACTAAAGCCCCAGATGTTACCTGTGTAGAAATAATCAAATCACGTCTTGAAACAGAGAGACAGTTTTTTGGATATTATTTCACACATTCTACAACTTCGCTTACCACATCAAAATCACGTAGCGCTTATTCCACGCTTGGTTCAATGCTTGATAAATTTGATATGCAAATTAAAAATGCTGAACTTATAGATGCTGTAAATACATCTGAAATTGTTTCAAATGTAATTTCCACTCACCTAGTTCCAGATATTATGGGAAACCTACGTGCTTATGCTCGACAAAATTTTAGATGTACAGGTTGTGGAAAATCATATCGTAGAATCCCTTTGATTCAAACTTGCATTTGTGGCCATAATTTAATTCCCACAATTACAAGAGGCTCTGTAGAAAAATATCTTAAACTTGCAAAGCGGTTAGTCGATAAATATGATGTTGGAACTTATCAAAGAGGACGAATTCACGCATTATCTGATGAAATTGACCTAGTTTTTGGAAAGAACAAAGGAGATCAATCACTCTTAAGTGATTACACTTAG
- the thsB gene encoding thermosome subunit beta codes for MGMQATSKGTMPVVLLKEGGSETKGRDAQKNNIAAAKIIAEIVHSSLGPRGMDKMLVDSLGDVTITNDGATILKEIDVQHPAAKMLVEISKTTDNEVGDGTTSAVILAGALLENAESLLDQDVHPTIIVDGYRKAAKKAKQFLQEISETVSANDKTILNKIAKTSMQTKLVRKDSDQLADIIVKAVLAVVEKEGEKFNVDIDDIKVEKKAGGSIKDSVIIQGIVLDKEIAHGGMPRKISDAKIALINKALEISKTETDAKINISNPQQLKSFLDEENRMLKNMVDKVIGSGANVVLCQKGIDDMAQHYLAKAGIIAVRRIKESDLTKLAKATGARIVNNLDDIFEKDLGDAQLVEERKIEEDKWVFIEGCKHPKSVTLLLRGGSQRVVDEVERSVHDSLMVVKDVIEKPEIVAGGGAPETYAATKIRSWAKSLEGREQLAAEKFADSLESIPLTLSENAGMDPIDTLTVLRSRQMKGEKWTGIDVMKGKIANMKSSDIIEPLAVKLQIVSAAAEAACMILRIDDVIATQKSAGPPPGAEGGMPGMGGMGGMPDMGGMM; via the coding sequence ATGGGTATGCAAGCAACTTCTAAGGGTACTATGCCAGTTGTACTACTAAAAGAAGGAGGTTCTGAAACCAAAGGACGAGACGCACAAAAAAACAACATTGCAGCAGCCAAGATTATCGCTGAAATTGTACACTCCAGTCTTGGTCCAAGAGGTATGGATAAAATGCTTGTTGACTCACTTGGAGATGTTACAATTACAAATGATGGTGCAACAATTCTCAAAGAAATTGACGTACAACATCCAGCAGCAAAAATGCTAGTTGAAATTTCAAAAACAACCGATAATGAAGTTGGTGATGGTACAACATCTGCTGTTATTTTAGCAGGCGCGCTTTTGGAAAACGCTGAATCACTTTTAGATCAAGACGTTCACCCAACAATTATTGTAGATGGATATAGAAAAGCTGCAAAAAAGGCAAAACAATTTCTTCAAGAAATATCTGAGACTGTCTCTGCAAATGACAAAACAATTCTAAATAAAATTGCAAAAACATCTATGCAAACAAAATTGGTAAGAAAAGATTCTGATCAATTAGCTGATATTATTGTAAAAGCAGTTCTTGCAGTTGTTGAAAAAGAAGGTGAAAAATTTAATGTTGATATTGATGATATTAAAGTAGAAAAGAAAGCCGGTGGCTCGATTAAAGATTCTGTAATTATCCAAGGTATTGTACTTGATAAAGAAATTGCTCATGGAGGAATGCCAAGAAAAATTTCTGATGCAAAAATAGCCTTAATTAACAAAGCATTAGAAATTAGTAAAACCGAAACTGATGCTAAAATTAACATTTCAAACCCACAACAATTGAAATCATTTCTTGATGAGGAAAATAGAATGTTAAAGAATATGGTCGATAAAGTAATTGGTTCTGGAGCAAATGTAGTATTATGTCAAAAAGGGATTGATGATATGGCTCAACATTATCTAGCAAAAGCAGGAATCATTGCAGTTAGAAGAATCAAAGAAAGTGATCTTACAAAACTTGCAAAAGCAACTGGTGCTAGAATCGTAAACAATCTTGATGATATATTTGAAAAAGATCTAGGAGATGCTCAACTTGTAGAAGAACGAAAAATTGAAGAAGACAAATGGGTATTCATTGAAGGTTGCAAACATCCAAAATCTGTCACTTTACTTCTTCGTGGTGGTTCTCAAAGAGTTGTTGATGAAGTTGAACGTTCAGTACACGATTCACTAATGGTAGTAAAAGATGTAATTGAAAAACCAGAAATTGTTGCAGGAGGTGGTGCTCCTGAAACCTATGCTGCAACTAAGATCAGAAGTTGGGCAAAATCACTAGAAGGCAGAGAACAACTAGCTGCTGAAAAATTTGCTGATTCTTTAGAATCAATTCCATTAACACTTTCAGAAAATGCTGGAATGGATCCAATTGATACACTAACAGTTCTTCGTTCTAGACAAATGAAAGGAGAAAAATGGACTGGAATTGATGTTATGAAAGGTAAAATCGCAAATATGAAATCAAGTGATATAATTGAACCTTTAGCAGTTAAACTTCAAATTGTTTCAGCAGCTGCAGAAGCAGCTTGTATGATTCTTAGAATTGATGATGTCATTGCTACACAAAAATCTGCAGGACCACCACCAGGAGCAGAAGGTGGCATGCCTGGAATGGGTGGTATGGGTGGCATGCCTGATATGGGCGGAATGATGTAA
- the glyA gene encoding serine hydroxymethyltransferase, translated as MVKSSNKESYNKIFSNLKEHHKWFENSIPLIASENVPSPAVREAIISDFGNRYAEGWPGERVYAGCVYIDEVEFECMKLAKKLYKAKFADVRPISGVVANLAVYSAFTNPGDVMLAPSIPAGGHISHGKKEHSGTAGLVHGLEIEFYPFDAEEMTIDVEKTKQKVEELKKAGNLPKMAMFGGSLFLFPHPVKELADFLKSFNMHINYDAAHVAGLIAGGRFQDPLREGADTMTMSTHKTLFGPQGGLVLGSEKHEDPIKKATFPGLTSSHHIHHMAGKAVAFAEALEFGKDYANQVIKNAKVFAESLNDAGFKVLGEKRGFTESHQIAVNVLDYSDGGKVEADLEKANIIVNRQLIPGDIRAGRNYFHPGGIRLGVSEITRLGMKQNEMKEIASYIKEVIIDKKDPKKILTKVKSFRKNYQKVHYCFDKKLGAYEYVKLR; from the coding sequence ATGGTAAAATCATCAAATAAAGAATCTTACAATAAAATTTTTTCAAATTTAAAAGAACATCATAAATGGTTTGAAAATTCTATTCCATTAATTGCAAGTGAAAATGTACCTAGTCCTGCTGTTAGAGAGGCAATAATATCAGATTTTGGAAATAGATATGCTGAGGGTTGGCCGGGTGAGAGGGTATATGCGGGATGTGTGTACATTGATGAGGTTGAGTTTGAATGTATGAAACTTGCAAAGAAGTTGTACAAGGCCAAATTTGCAGATGTAAGACCTATCTCTGGCGTAGTTGCTAATCTTGCAGTATATTCTGCTTTTACAAATCCAGGCGATGTAATGTTAGCACCTTCAATTCCTGCTGGAGGTCATATTTCTCATGGTAAAAAAGAACATTCAGGAACTGCAGGATTAGTTCATGGTTTAGAAATTGAATTTTATCCATTTGATGCCGAAGAGATGACAATTGATGTTGAAAAGACAAAGCAGAAAGTTGAAGAATTAAAGAAAGCGGGTAATCTACCAAAAATGGCGATGTTTGGTGGATCGTTGTTTTTGTTTCCACACCCTGTAAAAGAATTGGCAGATTTTCTAAAGAGTTTTAATATGCATATCAATTATGATGCAGCACATGTTGCTGGATTAATTGCTGGTGGAAGATTTCAGGATCCATTACGAGAAGGTGCAGACACTATGACAATGAGTACTCATAAAACTTTGTTTGGTCCACAAGGAGGACTTGTTTTAGGTTCTGAGAAACACGAAGATCCAATCAAGAAAGCAACATTTCCTGGATTAACTAGTAGTCATCACATTCATCATATGGCAGGTAAGGCAGTAGCTTTTGCAGAAGCATTAGAATTTGGAAAAGATTATGCTAATCAAGTTATCAAAAATGCCAAAGTGTTTGCAGAATCACTTAATGATGCAGGTTTTAAAGTTCTAGGTGAAAAGCGAGGGTTTACAGAATCACATCAAATTGCTGTTAATGTTTTAGATTATTCTGATGGAGGAAAAGTTGAAGCAGATTTAGAAAAAGCTAACATCATCGTAAATAGACAGCTTATTCCAGGTGATATCAGAGCTGGTCGTAATTATTTTCATCCGGGAGGAATTAGACTAGGAGTTTCTGAAATTACTAGACTAGGTATGAAACAAAATGAGATGAAAGAGATTGCATCATATATCAAAGAGGTAATAATTGATAAAAAAGATCCCAAGAAAATCCTTACAAAAGTAAAATCTTTTAGAAAGAATTATCAAAAAGTGCATTATTGTTTTGATAAAAAACTTGGGGCTTACGAATACGTAAAATTAAGATAA